Proteins encoded in a region of the Lathamus discolor isolate bLatDis1 chromosome Z, bLatDis1.hap1, whole genome shotgun sequence genome:
- the TMEM175 gene encoding endosomal/lysosomal proton channel TMEM175 has protein sequence MSALRAAAPGPDSVPVRGRSMELELGSSTQTSHRLLAYSDALLSIIATVMILPVAHTKIHPDQKLGESVQQLLLAKIAVYLMTFLIVTVAWAAHVRLFQVIELIDDVLALLNLACMMIITFLPYTFSLMASFPEVPFGIFLFSVCAVVIGLIQAVIVAYGFYHPHLLNQQIQVSENQNFYKRHILKIILRGPILCFLAAICSFFFIPLSYVLLGLVIVFPHLTRFTTWCKTKIVGHRDEEEEHHSLETFTFYLSEPLSKERVEGFSDGVYAIVATLLILDICEDNVPDPREVEEKFHGSLLEALNEYGPNYLAYFGSFVTIGLLWFVHHSLFLYVTKATRLMGLLNILSLAFIGGLPLAYQLTSEFAEKSHNEIEAIQVSCVITFFASIFQFAIWTTALLHERETLHPFARYGGKEHAFMFAKLALYPCVSLGVFFLTCLLSEFSTAIFHLMQIVIPFAFLALRIFVRIALTVLRSVMSLSRRKVVLLEEEEACLSPAEPLS, from the exons ATGTCGGCTCTTCGAGCCGCGGCACCGGGCCCAGACTCGGTGCCGGTGCGCGGCAGGAGcatggagctggagctggggagcagcacgCAGACGTCGCACCGGCTGCTGGCCTACAGCGATGCGCTGCTCTCCATCATCGCCACGGTGATG aTTTTGCCTGTGGCCCACACGAAAATACATCCCGATCAG aaactaGGTGAAAGTGTTCAGCAACTTCTTCTAGCAAAAATTGCAGTCTACTTAATGACCTTCTTAATAGTCACAGTGGCATGGGCAGCTCATGTAAG GTTGTTTCAGGTGATAGAGCTTATAGATGATGTCCTCGCTCTTCTAAATCTG gcTTGTATGATGATTATAACCTTCTTGCCATACACA ttttcCTTAATGGCCTCTTTTCCAGAGGTACCTTTTGGCATTTTCCTGTTCAGTGTCTGTGCTGTTGTCATTGGCCTTATACAG GCTGTGATAGTAGCATATGGATTCTATCACCCACACTTACTTAATCAACAGATACAGGTGTCTGAAAATCAGAATTTCTATAAACGTCATATCTTAAAGATTATCCTCAGAGGACCGATTTTATGCTTTTTAGCAGCAatctgctcttttttctttattcctttg TCTTATGTACTTCTTGGGCTTGTAATCGTTTTTCCACATCTCACTCGATTCACTACGTGGTGTAAAACTAAGATTGTTG GTCATAGAGATGAAGAGGAGGAACACCATAGCTTAGAAACCTTCACTTTTTACCTCAGTGAGCCTCTAAGTAAGGAACGAGTTGAAGGATTCAGTGATGGAGTCTATGCTATTGTAGCAACCCTGCTCATTTTGGATATATG TGAAGACAATGTCCCCGATCCCAGAGAAGTTGAGGAGAAATTCCACGGCAGCCTTCTTGAAGCTTTAAATGAATATGGGCCAAACTACCTTGCATACTTTGGCTCATTTGTAACCATCGGTCTGCTGTGGTTTGTCCATCACTCACTTTTCCTTTATGTAACAAAAGCTACACGATTAATGGGACTGCTTAACATACTTTCATTGGCTTTCATTGGTGGGCTTCCACTAGCTTACCAGCTGACCAGTGAGTTTGCAGAGAAGTCTCACAATGAAATAGAAGCCATTCAGGTCAGCTGTGTTATCACTTTCTTTGCCAGCATATTTCAGTTTGCAATATGGACTACAGCCCTCCTCCATGAAAGGGAAACTTTGCATCCTTTTGCTAGATACGGTGGCAAGGAACATGCCTTCATGTTTGCCAAGCTGGCTCTCTACCCCTGTGTAAGTCTTGGGGTCTTCTTTCTGACATGCTTGTTAAGTGAATTTAGCACAGCAATTTTCCATCTTATGCAGATTGTAATcccatttgcttttcttgcctTGCGTATTTTTGTTAGAATTGCTTTAACTGTCCTAAGGTCCGTGATGTCTCTCTCCAGACGGAAGGTTGTATTGTTAGAAGAAGAGGAGGCATGTTTGTCTCCTGCTGAACCACTGTCCTGA